The following proteins come from a genomic window of Actinopolyspora saharensis:
- a CDS encoding PucR family transcriptional regulator, translating to MADPFTGGVHGAFTHKSPDGPTEQITRSLAQARLDDVPELAQRLMGAIFTDNPEWTDYRPVPREDLWEGCANYLARVLHVLSGRVPRSEDDSVAAAIGRRRAEQGVPLEVMLRTFRLGGRVVWEALVEQAHADQVDPDAVLGAATAMWNVIDALSSALSTSYRNTELEELRSDDQRRHALVEDLLGGRARDTAFAQRTAKELDLPTSGPYVVVVAEMIADGSFALRGQQAALAALHIRSVWQVRADTFVGLIALEQHDESTALGALRQLVRGRAGASPVVRGLAEVGLGHELAVTALGTSPRGSVELVSLGQRYPEALLVQSPDLAQRLLDEQLGQVLALQPKERDMLLETLSAWLEENCSTANAAVRLHCHRNTVLNRLHRITTLIGKPLHGRDSYVALSLALSALRMRADG from the coding sequence GTGGCTGATCCCTTCACGGGTGGTGTCCACGGGGCGTTCACCCACAAGAGCCCCGACGGGCCCACCGAACAGATCACGCGTTCACTCGCGCAGGCAAGGCTCGACGACGTGCCCGAGCTGGCACAACGGCTCATGGGCGCGATCTTCACCGACAACCCGGAGTGGACCGACTACCGTCCGGTTCCCCGGGAGGACCTGTGGGAGGGATGCGCCAACTACCTCGCTCGCGTGCTGCACGTGCTCAGCGGACGCGTTCCGCGCAGCGAGGACGACAGCGTGGCCGCGGCGATCGGAAGGCGTCGTGCCGAGCAGGGAGTTCCGCTCGAGGTGATGTTGCGGACCTTCCGACTCGGGGGGCGCGTGGTCTGGGAGGCCCTGGTCGAGCAGGCGCACGCCGATCAGGTCGATCCGGACGCCGTGCTCGGTGCCGCTACGGCGATGTGGAACGTCATCGACGCCCTGTCCTCGGCGCTGTCCACCTCCTACCGCAACACCGAGCTGGAAGAACTGCGCAGCGACGACCAGCGAAGGCACGCCCTCGTGGAGGACCTGCTCGGCGGACGGGCGCGGGACACGGCGTTCGCGCAGCGCACCGCCAAGGAGCTGGACCTGCCCACTTCCGGCCCCTACGTCGTCGTGGTGGCGGAGATGATCGCCGACGGCAGCTTCGCGCTGCGTGGTCAGCAGGCTGCGCTGGCCGCGCTGCACATCCGGTCGGTGTGGCAGGTGCGCGCGGACACCTTCGTGGGGCTGATAGCGCTGGAGCAGCACGACGAGTCCACCGCGCTGGGGGCGCTGCGCCAGTTGGTCCGCGGACGGGCGGGCGCCTCGCCCGTGGTGCGCGGTCTGGCCGAGGTGGGGCTGGGGCACGAGTTGGCCGTCACGGCGCTGGGGACCTCGCCGCGGGGCTCCGTCGAGCTCGTCTCGTTGGGACAGCGCTATCCCGAGGCGTTGCTGGTGCAGTCCCCCGACCTGGCGCAGCGACTGCTGGACGAGCAGCTGGGGCAGGTGCTGGCGCTGCAACCGAAGGAACGCGACATGCTGCTGGAGACCCTGTCCGCCTGGCTGGAGGAGAACTGCTCCACGGCCAACGCGGCCGTGCGGCTCCACTGCCACCGCAACACGGTGCTGAACCGGCTGCACAGGATCACGACGTTGATCGGCAAACCGCTGCACGGCCGGGACTCCTACGTCGCGCTCTCCCTGGCCCTGTCGGCGTTGCGGATGCGCGCCGACGGTTGA
- a CDS encoding ATP-binding protein — protein MSASQSDHHQAAVESSAPHPQAPGTDGDPHVVEVRVVADPEQLPVMRAVVGDLAMRADFDVDTIADLRLAVDEACSSLVRIAAERSQLVGRFRTENDVLEFTAEVNSPDASGPRKNTFSWRVLSALSDNVASSVQESEEHADGHVVRIQLSKGRMVHE, from the coding sequence GTGTCAGCATCCCAGTCGGATCACCACCAGGCAGCTGTGGAAAGTTCCGCTCCGCACCCGCAAGCACCGGGCACGGACGGAGATCCGCACGTGGTCGAAGTGCGGGTCGTGGCCGATCCCGAACAACTCCCCGTCATGCGCGCCGTGGTCGGTGACCTGGCCATGCGTGCCGACTTCGACGTCGACACCATCGCCGACCTGCGACTGGCCGTGGACGAGGCCTGCTCGTCGCTGGTCCGCATCGCCGCTGAGCGGAGTCAGCTGGTGGGGCGCTTCCGCACCGAGAACGACGTACTGGAGTTCACCGCCGAGGTGAACAGTCCGGATGCCTCCGGACCGCGCAAGAACACGTTCAGCTGGCGTGTACTGAGCGCGTTGTCGGACAACGTGGCATCCTCGGTTCAGGAATCGGAAGAGCACGCTGACGGGCACGTCGTGCGTATACAGCTGAGCAAGGGACGGATGGTCCACGAGTGA
- a CDS encoding glycosyltransferase family 2 protein, which translates to MSTTFPDEVDQDALADYATRYGDHRFAPVVVLIAAYNEQDAIPSVLDGIPETSCGLNVDTLVVVDGATDATAEAAARHGAYTCTAPKNRGQGAALRLGYRLAAERGARYVVTTDADGQYEIEELPGLLRPLIDDEADFVTGSRRLGSSENPQLLRRVGTYVFAWLVSAMTGQRITDTSFGFRAMRAEVPNSVRLEQQQYQSSELLVGVLARGYRVREQAMTMRQRVAGFSKKGNNVLYGYRYTKVVLGTWMRERKARRVMQASAGSTSSEEQVSEPARAAGD; encoded by the coding sequence ATGTCGACGACCTTTCCGGACGAGGTCGACCAGGACGCGTTGGCCGATTACGCCACGCGCTACGGCGATCACCGGTTCGCCCCGGTAGTTGTGCTGATCGCCGCCTACAACGAGCAGGACGCCATCCCCTCCGTGCTGGACGGGATCCCCGAGACGAGCTGCGGCCTGAACGTGGACACCCTGGTCGTGGTGGACGGTGCCACCGACGCCACGGCCGAGGCGGCGGCGCGTCACGGTGCCTACACCTGCACGGCTCCGAAGAACCGGGGGCAGGGAGCCGCGCTGCGGCTCGGCTACCGACTGGCCGCCGAGCGCGGGGCACGCTACGTGGTGACCACCGACGCCGACGGGCAGTACGAGATCGAGGAGCTTCCCGGCCTGCTGCGTCCGCTCATCGACGACGAGGCCGACTTCGTGACCGGATCGCGGCGTCTGGGCAGCAGCGAGAACCCGCAGTTGCTGCGTCGCGTGGGCACTTACGTGTTCGCGTGGCTCGTCAGCGCCATGACCGGGCAGCGCATCACGGACACCTCGTTCGGGTTCCGCGCCATGCGCGCCGAGGTTCCCAACTCGGTGCGCCTGGAGCAGCAGCAGTACCAGTCCTCGGAGCTGTTGGTCGGGGTGCTGGCACGTGGTTACCGCGTTCGGGAGCAGGCCATGACCATGCGTCAGCGGGTCGCCGGATTCAGCAAGAAGGGCAACAACGTGCTCTACGGGTACCGCTACACCAAGGTGGTGCTCGGCACCTGGATGCGTGAGCGCAAGGCCCGGCGCGTGATGCAGGCTTCGGCGGGATCGACCTCCTCGGAGGAGCAGGTCAGCGAGCCGGCTCGTGCCGCCGGTGACTAG
- a CDS encoding vitamin K epoxide reductase family protein has translation MTATAETTQHEGPGSPAERSEPPLFGRGLGWLYLIGGGIGFIAAFALSIEEYLSLINPDYVTSCSINPVVSCGSVMESDQATAFGFPNPLIGVAAFAIVTTTGVALLSGFRPPRWYWIGMQLGTLFGVVFVHWLIWQSLYEIHALCPYCMVVWVVTIAVFWYTTLHNLERRNLPVGPARPLVLGVARVHTVVLVLWYLAVIGLILEAFWAYWSTLV, from the coding sequence GTGACAGCGACAGCCGAAACGACTCAACACGAGGGCCCCGGAAGCCCGGCGGAGCGCTCCGAACCCCCGCTCTTCGGGCGCGGACTGGGTTGGCTCTACCTGATCGGGGGCGGAATCGGCTTCATCGCCGCGTTCGCCCTCAGCATCGAGGAGTACCTGAGCCTGATCAATCCCGACTACGTGACCAGCTGCAGCATCAACCCGGTGGTCTCGTGCGGCTCGGTGATGGAGAGCGATCAGGCCACGGCGTTCGGATTCCCCAACCCGCTGATCGGCGTGGCCGCCTTCGCGATCGTGACCACGACCGGTGTCGCGCTGCTGTCCGGCTTCCGGCCGCCGCGCTGGTACTGGATCGGCATGCAGCTGGGCACGCTGTTCGGGGTCGTCTTCGTGCACTGGCTGATCTGGCAGAGCCTCTACGAGATCCACGCGCTGTGCCCGTACTGCATGGTGGTGTGGGTGGTGACCATAGCGGTGTTCTGGTACACCACGCTGCACAACCTCGAGAGAAGGAACCTCCCCGTCGGCCCGGCCCGACCGCTGGTGCTCGGCGTGGCCCGGGTCCACACCGTGGTGCTGGTGCTGTGGTACCTGGCCGTCATCGGCCTGATCCTGGAGGCGTTCTGGGCCTACTGGAGCACCCTGGTCTGA
- a CDS encoding DsbA family protein, with the protein MPKTTNPMAKRSGASTNIILTAIVLVVAVAVIGGVVFFGGGGTNSTNGSDKVAASVLHPEGSNKVLDAGEGAPTLVEFVDYQCPSCHSYYQAVNTKIEQEYDGKINFVVRNFPLDMHPLAEPAARAVEAAAMQGEFKQMYHKVFDNYSSWAAASGGQNVSSDKQRAQEQFTKFAEQIGLDVDKFQKDMQSDQVQQRIDQDRSDGEQAGVSGTPTYFLNGKKVEFGSGGNPVQHLREELDGALAK; encoded by the coding sequence ATGCCCAAGACAACCAATCCGATGGCGAAGCGCAGCGGGGCTTCGACCAACATCATCCTCACCGCGATCGTGCTGGTCGTAGCGGTGGCAGTCATCGGTGGCGTCGTGTTCTTCGGAGGTGGCGGCACCAACTCCACCAACGGCTCGGACAAGGTCGCCGCATCCGTGCTGCACCCCGAGGGAAGCAACAAGGTGCTCGACGCGGGTGAGGGAGCCCCCACCCTGGTCGAGTTCGTCGACTACCAGTGCCCCAGCTGTCACTCCTACTACCAGGCCGTGAACACCAAGATCGAGCAGGAGTACGACGGGAAGATCAACTTCGTGGTGCGGAACTTCCCGCTGGACATGCACCCCCTGGCCGAACCAGCGGCGCGCGCAGTCGAGGCCGCCGCCATGCAGGGCGAGTTCAAGCAGATGTATCACAAGGTGTTCGACAACTACTCCTCCTGGGCGGCCGCCTCCGGCGGGCAGAACGTGAGCAGCGACAAGCAACGCGCCCAGGAGCAGTTCACCAAGTTCGCCGAGCAGATCGGCCTGGACGTGGACAAGTTCCAGAAGGACATGCAGTCCGACCAGGTCCAGCAGCGCATCGACCAGGACAGGTCCGACGGTGAGCAGGCCGGGGTCTCGGGAACTCCCACCTACTTCCTGAACGGCAAGAAGGTCGAGTTCGGGAGCGGGGGCAACCCGGTGCAGCACCTGCGCGAGGAACTGGACGGAGCCCTGGCCAAGTGA
- a CDS encoding GntR family transcriptional regulator translates to MAVSESASRGRRPQLPEEVAVHIREQIITGQVLDGEYLRLDQLAEDLGISVTPVREALITLTAEGFVELEPRQGFAVASPNRRDLMDIFELQALIAGRLARRCAEELTSEELEQLRTVQRDLSRAHELDERTRAAELLNRFHRELGDAAHARKLAWFFELTRRYAPREQALAAAGWTDACARDHSAVLTALAEGDGDSAESRMYEHLRALGELLISYLDERDAWAAEH, encoded by the coding sequence ATGGCCGTATCCGAATCAGCGTCCCGCGGACGCAGACCCCAGCTTCCGGAGGAAGTCGCGGTGCACATCCGCGAGCAGATCATAACCGGGCAGGTGCTCGACGGGGAGTACCTGCGGCTGGATCAACTCGCCGAGGACCTGGGCATCAGCGTGACGCCGGTGCGCGAGGCGCTGATCACCCTCACCGCCGAGGGGTTCGTCGAGCTCGAACCGCGGCAGGGCTTCGCAGTCGCCTCGCCGAACCGCCGCGACCTGATGGACATCTTCGAGCTGCAGGCACTGATCGCGGGCCGGTTGGCCCGCCGGTGCGCGGAGGAGCTCACCTCCGAGGAGCTCGAACAGCTGCGCACGGTGCAGCGGGACCTGTCCCGGGCGCACGAGCTCGACGAACGCACGAGGGCGGCCGAGCTGCTCAACCGCTTCCACCGGGAGCTGGGCGACGCCGCCCACGCCAGGAAACTCGCCTGGTTCTTCGAACTGACCAGGCGCTACGCACCGCGTGAGCAGGCCCTGGCCGCGGCGGGCTGGACGGATGCCTGCGCGCGGGACCACTCCGCCGTGCTCACCGCCCTGGCGGAGGGGGACGGCGACTCCGCCGAGAGCAGGATGTACGAGCACCTGCGCGCCCTGGGCGAACTGCTGATCTCCTACCTCGACGAGCGGGACGCGTGGGCCGCGGAGCACTGA
- a CDS encoding NAD-dependent epimerase/dehydratase family protein, whose protein sequence is MRILVLGGDGYLGWPTALHLSDCGHEVAVVDNFARRAYDHEMGVRSLVPVEPLQVRVDAWREVSGQEIKMYYGDLVDSEFTVEMIRDFRPDTIVHFAEQRAAPYSMIDRKHAVYTQHNNVIGNLNVLFAIEEVDPSIHLVKLGTMGEYGTPNIDIEEGWLEVTHKGRTDRMLYPKKPGSFYHLSKVHDSHNIEFACRTWGLRATDLNQGVVYGQETPQTARDPRLATRFDYDAIFGTVLNRFVIQAVLGHPLTVYGTGGQTRGVIDIRDTVECIRLAAENPADPGEFRVFNQMTESFSVEEIAKTVANNYHGTVEVEYLENPRVEQDQHYYNVVHTGLVELGLDPHLLSNTLINSLFGVAEQFKDRVDLAAMRPTVQWRTAASPMRAEEG, encoded by the coding sequence GTGCGAATCCTCGTCCTCGGTGGGGACGGCTACCTTGGTTGGCCGACCGCTCTGCACCTGTCCGACTGCGGTCACGAGGTGGCCGTAGTAGACAACTTCGCCCGTAGGGCCTATGACCACGAGATGGGCGTGCGTAGCCTGGTTCCGGTCGAACCGCTGCAGGTGCGGGTCGACGCCTGGCGGGAGGTTTCCGGCCAGGAGATCAAGATGTACTACGGTGATCTCGTCGACTCGGAATTCACCGTCGAGATGATCAGGGACTTCCGTCCCGACACCATCGTGCATTTCGCCGAGCAGCGTGCCGCTCCCTACTCCATGATCGACCGCAAGCACGCGGTCTACACCCAGCACAACAACGTGATCGGCAACCTCAACGTGCTGTTCGCGATCGAGGAAGTCGATCCGAGCATCCACCTGGTCAAGCTCGGCACGATGGGTGAGTACGGCACTCCCAACATCGACATCGAGGAGGGTTGGCTCGAGGTCACCCACAAGGGGCGCACCGACCGGATGCTGTACCCGAAGAAGCCGGGCTCCTTCTACCACCTCAGCAAGGTGCACGACAGCCACAACATCGAGTTCGCCTGCCGTACCTGGGGCCTGCGTGCGACGGATCTGAACCAGGGGGTCGTCTACGGGCAGGAGACTCCGCAGACGGCCAGGGACCCGAGGTTGGCGACCCGGTTCGACTACGACGCCATTTTCGGCACCGTGCTCAACCGCTTCGTGATCCAGGCCGTGCTCGGTCACCCGCTGACGGTTTACGGCACCGGCGGTCAGACGCGTGGCGTCATCGACATCAGGGACACCGTCGAGTGCATCAGGCTGGCCGCGGAGAACCCCGCCGATCCGGGCGAGTTCCGCGTGTTCAACCAGATGACCGAGAGCTTCTCGGTGGAGGAGATCGCCAAGACGGTTGCCAACAACTACCACGGCACCGTTGAGGTGGAGTACCTCGAGAACCCGCGCGTGGAGCAGGACCAGCACTACTACAACGTCGTGCACACCGGTCTGGTCGAGCTCGGCCTCGACCCGCACCTGCTGTCCAACACCCTGATCAACTCCCTGTTCGGCGTGGCCGAGCAGTTCAAGGACCGCGTCGATCTCGCTGCCATGCGCCCCACCGTGCAGTGGCGTACGGCGGCCAGCCCGATGCGGGCCGAGGAAGGCTGA
- a CDS encoding SigB/SigF/SigG family RNA polymerase sigma factor, which produces MTQADSEHAYRGQNYEELAPLFVEFAGLDKTDRRYAELRDRLVTEHLPIAQHIARRFSNRGEAQEDLIQVATLGLINAVDRFDPQRGVDFLSYAVPTIMGEVRRHFRDTGWTVRVPRRLQERHLSISSAISTLSQNLGRAPTPSEIAGHLGISRDEVHQGLEAGNAYRSSSLDELLSDTDEIPLGDAIGSSDAELDEVENRAAIRPLLEELGERERRIVVLRFFKSMTQTQIAEQIGISQMHVSRLLARTLSWLRERIEVDVPPEPVKD; this is translated from the coding sequence GTGACGCAGGCGGACTCCGAGCACGCCTACCGAGGTCAGAACTACGAGGAACTGGCCCCGTTATTCGTCGAGTTCGCGGGGTTGGACAAAACCGATCGGCGCTACGCCGAACTGCGGGACAGGTTGGTGACCGAGCACCTGCCCATCGCACAGCACATAGCGCGGAGGTTCAGCAACCGGGGTGAGGCCCAGGAGGACCTCATCCAGGTGGCCACTCTCGGACTGATCAACGCCGTGGACCGATTCGACCCGCAACGGGGTGTCGATTTCCTCTCCTACGCCGTTCCCACCATCATGGGCGAAGTGCGGCGCCATTTCCGGGACACCGGCTGGACGGTTCGAGTACCACGACGCCTGCAGGAAAGGCACCTGTCCATTTCCTCGGCGATCTCGACGCTCTCGCAGAACCTGGGCAGAGCCCCCACCCCCAGTGAGATAGCCGGACATCTCGGCATCAGCAGGGACGAGGTTCACCAGGGGCTGGAGGCGGGCAACGCCTACCGGAGCAGTTCCCTCGACGAACTGCTCAGCGACACCGACGAGATACCGCTCGGCGACGCCATCGGCTCTTCGGACGCAGAGCTGGACGAGGTGGAGAACCGCGCGGCGATCCGCCCCCTGCTCGAGGAGCTCGGCGAGCGGGAACGGCGCATCGTGGTGCTGCGCTTCTTCAAGTCGATGACCCAGACCCAGATCGCCGAGCAGATCGGGATATCCCAGATGCACGTCTCACGGCTGCTCGCGCGCACTCTGAGCTGGTTGCGGGAGCGCATAGAAGTGGACGTCCCTCCCGAACCCGTGAAGGACTGA
- a CDS encoding NAD-dependent epimerase/dehydratase family protein, giving the protein MVTGGSGFVGKAVVRALANRGNPVTVVDRVEPEIPEEHRHLVSHVPGDLTDPEVRDAAVTEGSAGIIHLAAITSVLRSVDKPTETFAENVEVTQGLLELARQRGLTRFVLASTNAVVGDIGYGTISERLPLRPLTPYGATKAACEMLLSGYTGAYGIATTALRFTNIYGPGMGHKDSFVPRLMRAALADEGVEVYGDGSQSRDFVHLDDVVRAIVAAWDKQYSGTAVIGSGSSVSVLELIESVRAVTGKEIPVTHVPAKNGEMPAVIVEVEKAKRELDYQPSVRFSEGLRTVWDDFRHVADGSVPATT; this is encoded by the coding sequence GTGGTGACCGGCGGATCGGGCTTTGTCGGCAAAGCCGTTGTCCGGGCCCTCGCGAACCGCGGCAACCCCGTGACGGTCGTCGACCGAGTCGAGCCCGAGATTCCGGAGGAACACCGTCACCTGGTCAGTCACGTCCCCGGCGATCTGACAGACCCCGAGGTTCGGGACGCCGCCGTCACCGAGGGAAGTGCCGGGATCATCCATCTGGCCGCGATCACTTCCGTGTTGCGCTCGGTGGACAAGCCCACCGAGACTTTTGCCGAGAACGTGGAGGTCACCCAGGGGCTGCTGGAACTGGCACGCCAGCGGGGTCTCACACGTTTCGTGCTCGCCTCCACCAACGCCGTTGTCGGCGACATCGGCTACGGCACGATCTCCGAACGGCTGCCGTTGCGGCCGCTGACACCGTACGGAGCGACCAAGGCCGCCTGCGAGATGCTGCTGTCCGGTTACACCGGCGCCTACGGCATCGCCACCACGGCACTGCGCTTCACCAACATCTACGGGCCCGGCATGGGGCACAAGGACAGCTTCGTGCCGCGCCTCATGCGCGCCGCGCTGGCGGACGAAGGAGTGGAGGTGTACGGAGACGGCTCGCAGAGCCGTGATTTCGTCCATCTCGACGACGTGGTCCGAGCCATCGTCGCCGCGTGGGACAAGCAGTACAGCGGTACGGCCGTCATCGGCTCCGGAAGCTCCGTCTCGGTGCTGGAACTGATCGAGTCGGTGCGCGCCGTCACGGGCAAGGAGATCCCCGTGACGCACGTGCCCGCGAAGAACGGTGAGATGCCCGCGGTGATCGTCGAGGTCGAGAAGGCCAAGCGCGAGCTCGACTACCAGCCGAGCGTGCGGTTCTCCGAGGGCCTGCGCACGGTCTGGGACGACTTCCGCCACGTCGCCGACGGCAGTGTTCCCGCGACGACATGA
- a CDS encoding DUF6069 family protein: MSERDARPTGGGSGRPGINVRQLWTGGAATALVALLIALVGLVIARGVLHIPVLGPSRYGTLGDVSTVWMCLFAAVAALLATGLMHLLLLSTPRPTTFFGWIVALATTAVAVRPFTTTAALETQLATCVLNVLLGIAIGTLVGGVAASAARRP; this comes from the coding sequence GTGTCCGAGCGGGACGCTCGACCGACGGGTGGCGGCTCCGGCCGTCCGGGAATCAACGTTCGACAGCTGTGGACCGGAGGAGCGGCCACGGCTCTCGTCGCGCTGCTGATCGCCCTGGTGGGGCTGGTGATCGCTCGCGGAGTTCTCCACATCCCCGTGCTCGGTCCCTCGCGCTACGGCACGCTCGGGGACGTCAGCACGGTCTGGATGTGCCTGTTCGCGGCCGTGGCGGCGCTGCTCGCGACCGGGCTGATGCATCTGCTGCTGCTGAGCACGCCACGGCCGACGACCTTCTTCGGGTGGATAGTCGCGCTCGCCACGACAGCGGTGGCAGTGCGACCTTTCACAACCACGGCGGCGCTGGAAACACAGCTCGCCACGTGCGTGTTGAACGTGTTGCTGGGAATCGCGATAGGAACGCTGGTCGGCGGAGTGGCCGCGAGCGCGGCTCGTCGCCCCTGA
- a CDS encoding archaellin/type IV pilin N-terminal domain-containing protein: MQVSSRQVIASIAGTVLMVVLTVVLATWFPAEQVPPADGEAAVLGLPAN; the protein is encoded by the coding sequence ATGCAGGTCAGTTCTCGCCAGGTGATCGCTTCCATAGCCGGCACCGTTCTGATGGTCGTGCTGACCGTCGTGCTGGCCACCTGGTTTCCCGCCGAGCAGGTACCCCCTGCCGACGGCGAAGCGGCAGTGCTCGGGTTGCCCGCGAACTGA
- a CDS encoding M23 family metallopeptidase: MADKHDEGGRDKFSTLKSRIPESLRNSFSSSGNNPVRNKILAGVVAAGAFVAVGSPLVAVSGEDGGGSQNRDVAPVAEQRPLSAAVNGTPESPESVKLPSGESDSDDGEKQNLDKSKQVRQQRAAEKAKQVEAERKAEQKKAVQQQAEKKRALAREAAQKEKAEQQNKADEQEKQPRAKAAPKAAEAPDPTPNKLVEQGFLTSGFHSRGGTHAGIDIGADTGTPIYAPQAGTVISSGSASGFGMWVRVQHDNGEVTVYGHIHSSQVSVGQQVEAGQQIATVGSRGQSTGPHLHFEVRVGPGAQELNPIPWLQQRGLSLG, encoded by the coding sequence ATGGCCGACAAGCATGACGAGGGCGGTCGCGACAAGTTCTCCACCCTCAAGTCACGTATCCCCGAATCCCTTCGCAATTCGTTTTCGAGTTCCGGGAACAACCCCGTCCGCAACAAGATTCTCGCCGGCGTGGTCGCGGCGGGAGCTTTCGTCGCGGTCGGATCTCCGCTGGTCGCCGTGAGCGGTGAGGACGGCGGAGGGTCGCAGAACCGCGACGTCGCTCCGGTGGCGGAACAGCGTCCGCTGAGCGCGGCCGTCAACGGCACCCCCGAGTCCCCCGAGTCCGTGAAGCTGCCCAGCGGCGAGTCGGACAGCGACGACGGGGAGAAGCAGAACCTGGACAAGAGCAAGCAGGTGCGCCAGCAGCGTGCCGCCGAGAAGGCGAAGCAGGTCGAGGCGGAGCGCAAGGCCGAGCAGAAGAAGGCCGTCCAGCAGCAGGCCGAGAAGAAGAGGGCTCTTGCCCGCGAGGCCGCGCAGAAGGAGAAGGCCGAGCAGCAGAACAAGGCGGACGAGCAGGAGAAGCAGCCACGGGCCAAGGCGGCTCCGAAGGCGGCCGAGGCACCTGATCCCACGCCGAACAAGCTGGTCGAGCAAGGGTTCCTCACCTCGGGCTTCCACAGCCGTGGTGGCACGCACGCCGGTATCGACATCGGCGCCGACACGGGAACACCGATCTACGCTCCGCAAGCGGGCACCGTGATCAGCTCCGGTTCCGCCAGCGGCTTCGGGATGTGGGTCCGCGTGCAGCACGACAACGGTGAGGTCACCGTCTACGGGCACATCCACAGCTCGCAGGTCAGCGTCGGCCAGCAGGTCGAGGCCGGACAGCAGATCGCCACCGTCGGCAGCCGCGGGCAGTCGACCGGACCGCACCTGCACTTCGAGGTCCGAGTCGGTCCCGGAGCGCAGGAGCTCAACCCGATCCCGTGGTTGCAGCAGCGGGGCCTGAGCCTCGGCTGA
- a CDS encoding GtrA family protein: MAATSGPEAQQPTGGARHYWRLLRRFAGASAVATISSQLVFLLSYSLSSMPILSTVLGWLAGAVPNFLLNRRTWGSRGRSGLRGELARFLPVSVATVLIAGTAANYAETLALHLFAESAAPRVTLVWGAYLGTYLLMFVVKFFLMDRVVFPSHRRHEPAR; encoded by the coding sequence GTGGCCGCCACCTCGGGGCCGGAAGCACAACAGCCCACCGGAGGCGCACGTCACTACTGGCGACTGCTCCGCCGTTTCGCCGGAGCTTCCGCCGTAGCTACAATCAGTAGTCAGCTCGTGTTCCTGCTCTCCTACTCGCTCAGCTCCATGCCGATCCTGTCCACGGTGCTGGGCTGGCTGGCAGGAGCCGTCCCCAACTTCCTGCTGAATCGGAGAACCTGGGGCAGCAGGGGGCGCAGCGGGCTGCGTGGCGAACTCGCCCGGTTCCTCCCCGTCTCGGTGGCCACCGTGCTGATCGCCGGAACAGCCGCCAACTACGCCGAAACTCTCGCCCTGCATCTGTTCGCCGAATCCGCTGCCCCCCGAGTCACGCTGGTCTGGGGGGCCTACCTGGGAACCTACCTGCTGATGTTCGTGGTCAAGTTCTTCCTGATGGACCGGGTGGTCTTCCCTAGTCACCGGCGGCACGAGCCGGCTCGCTGA
- a CDS encoding SRPBCC family protein yields the protein MAESYASAVIPAPVDRVWQWFGDFAGLAEWHPAVTALELEGGSPTEVGVVRRLWLGDGARVRERLTAFDSVGRSYCYEMLEGPFQVRSYRAIVRLAPVTATGATFAEWSARYDTEAEQEAELDRIFVTEVFAPGLAGLARFYTDE from the coding sequence ATGGCAGAGTCCTACGCGAGTGCGGTCATCCCCGCCCCCGTGGACCGCGTCTGGCAGTGGTTCGGGGACTTCGCCGGTCTCGCCGAGTGGCATCCCGCCGTGACCGCTCTCGAGCTGGAGGGCGGCTCCCCGACCGAGGTGGGGGTGGTCCGGCGGCTGTGGCTGGGTGACGGAGCGCGGGTGCGTGAGCGGTTGACGGCGTTCGACTCGGTCGGCCGCAGCTACTGCTACGAGATGTTGGAGGGGCCGTTCCAGGTCAGGAGCTATCGGGCTATCGTGCGGCTGGCTCCGGTCACGGCCACCGGTGCGACCTTCGCGGAGTGGTCGGCTCGCTACGACACCGAGGCGGAGCAGGAGGCCGAGCTGGACCGGATCTTCGTCACGGAGGTGTTTGCCCCCGGACTCGCCGGATTGGCCCGCTTTTACACCGACGAGTGA